The Oncorhynchus nerka isolate Pitt River unplaced genomic scaffold, Oner_Uvic_2.0 unplaced_scaffold_1766, whole genome shotgun sequence genome contains a region encoding:
- the LOC135567903 gene encoding protein diaphanous homolog 3-like, with protein sequence MAPQGFGTVTLSSARPSQAGFPSSAFPSLPPPPSGPGGPMPPPPPPPPLPGCGPPPPPGVPPPFGCPPPPPPPPGFGGLGSPTHNTLPFGLRPKKQFKLETSMKRLNWSKIRPQEMSESCFWVVANEDRYDNPDLLNRLAHTFGSYRP encoded by the exons ATGGCACCTCAGGGG TTTGGAACGGTGACCCTCTCCTCCGCCCGTCCTTCCCAGGCTGGCTTCCCCTCCTCcgcctttccctccctccctccgcctcctTCTGGTCCGGGAGGTCCCatgcctcctccccctcctcctccccccctcccaggCTGCGGCCCACCTCCCCCGCCAGGAGTGCCTCCCCCGTTCGgttgcccccctccccctcctcctcccccgggGTTCGGTGGGCTGGGCTCGCCTACCCACAACACCTTGCCTTTCGGACTCCGGCCCAAGAAGCAGTTCAAGCTTGAGACTTCCATGAAGCGCCTCAACTGGTCCAAG atcCGCCCCCAGGAGATGTCCGAGAGCTGTTTCTGGGTGGTGGCTAATGAGGATCGCTATGACAACCCGGACCTGCTCAACAGACTGGCGCACACCTTTGGCTCATACAGACCAG